The genomic window TCACCGATACTGAAGCCGAGTCGTTGACCTCGTTGGATTGCTCCTCACTGGGGATCACTGATCTGACCGGGTTGGAAGCGTTTGTCAACCTGCAAATCCTGCGGTTGAGTGACAACCTGATCATCGATGTTGGCCCGTTGACCGGATTGGCCAGTTTGCAGGAACTGTATTTGGATTCCAACCAGATCCAGGACCTACCGGATATGAGCGCCATGACCGGTTTGACAGTGTTGAACCTTGACTCCAACCAGGTCACTGATGTCAGCCCTCTGGCCGGCCTAATGTCGTTGATTTTGTTGGACTTGACCGGAAACCAGGTCACTGATGTGAGTTCTCTGACTGGTTTGGTCGGGTCGACGTTGTTCTATCTGGCTTACAACCAGATCACTGACTTGTCGCCTTTGGGTGGGTCGGCGTCGTTGATTGCTGAGGCCCATGATCAGGCGCCGGCTGGTTTCACTACCCAGGTGGGTAAACCATTGGCGTTGTATACGATCACCCATCACGATGGCAGCGAGATTCTCGGGTCGATTACGCCGGGCACGTTCACTGTCACTTCCGCGCCCACGGTTACGGCTGGTGCTGCGGACACCATGGTGGCAATGCCGAACAGCACGGTGGTGTTCAATGCGCCGGGCGTGTACACGTTCACTTGGTCTCAACCGGTTTTGCCGGGTGGTCAGCCGCTGTTCTCCGGGGCGCACACGATCGTGGTGACCGCCGGGCCGCCGCCACCGCCACCGCCACCGCCACCGGTGCCCAACCCGCCGCCACCTAACCGGGTTGGTGCGCAAGGCGGCACAGGCGCCCACCCGTGGACGGGCACCGATTCAAGGCCCATGGTGGCCCTGGCGTTGGCCCTACTGGTTACCGGTGTGGCCCTACGCGTCTCGCGGCGGACCCACCACCAACCAGCCCACCGCGCCAGCTGAAAGGGTTGGTGCGGCAGGCGGCACAGGTGCCCACCCTTGGACGGGCACCGTACTCTTCGGCACGGTAGGGGTTTGGTTTCCCATGAACGCCGCGAGGTTGGGGTTTGGCACCACGCGCTCAGGAGTCCTGGCTGAACTGGGCCCGCAGTTCGCGTTTGAGGATCTTGCCACTGGCGTTTTTGGGCAGCGAATCAAGCACCACCACCCGCCTGGGGGTCTTGAAGCCGGCCAGCTTTGAGCGGACATGAGCCATGACCGCCTCCGGATCGAGCTGGTGGCCCTCTTTGGGCACCACCGCAGCCACCACCATTTCCAGGAACTTGGGGTGTGGCGCGGCAAAGACGGCCGCCTCGTGAACGCCATCGAGCTGGTAGATCACCTCTTCGACCTCTCGTGATGACACCTTTTCACCGCCCACATTGATGGTGTCCTTGACCCGGTCAACGAAATACAACCGGCCGTCTTCGAGGTAGCCCAAATCACCGGTGTGCAACCAACCGCCACGGAATAGGCGGTCGGTGGCGGCGGCATCGGCCAAATAGCCCAGGCAAGCGTGGGCCGATCTAAACGCCACCTCACCGACCTGGCCCGGTTCCAGCTCCCGCCCGTCCGGATCCAGGATCGCCATTTCGACGTTGATGGCCGGCTGCCCGGCCGAGCCGGCGTGGCTTAGCTGGTCCTCAGGCGGCAGAATGCAGGCGGCCGGCGCCATCTCGGTCTGGCCGTAGAAGTTCCACAGGCGCAGAGCAGGCAGCACCCGATCCATCTCCCGCAGGATTGGCACGGGCATAGCGGCCGCGCCGTAGTAGCCCTTGGTCAACTGCCCCATCACCGCCGGGTCGAAGGCCGGCGAATGCAGCAGCTCGATCCACTTCGAAGGCGTGGCGAACAGCTTGTTGACACCATGGGCCTGAATCGCCTTTTGGACCCTGCCCGGGCCGCCGGAAGGCAGGATTACCGAGGTCGCGCCCAGCAGCACGTCAGGGATCAGAAACACGTCTAGCTGAGCGCAGTGGTAAAGCGGCATGACGTGAAGCTCAATGTCATCCTGGGTCATTGAGCCGCCCACGATGGTCGACATGTACTGCCACATCAGAGCCCGGCTGGTCATTCGCACGGCCTTGGGCTTGGCCTCGGTACCGCTAGTGAACATCAGGCGGATCACATCATGATCGCTGACCTGAACCGGGGTCGGTTCTGGGCCCGGTTCAAACCAGGGTGTGGTGTTCTGCCAACCGTCAGGTGGCAGGGTTCGGCCGGTTGTCAAGACCGCCTTGACCATGGCCGGCCTGTTGCGCCAAGTTGGCGCTCCTTGCCTGGCACCGTTTGCGCCGCCGTCTTCGGTGGCGCCAGCCCGCTCAGTCTGTTTGGCCGGTTGGGCCAGACGGCCCGAAACAGCCGGATCTGCCACGCCAAGTTTTTCCCAGCGCCCGATGCCCGACCCTCCGCTGCCCGCAGCCGCCTCGGCTTGGTCGGTCGGTCCAGCTTGCCCGGCTAGTCCCACGGCGGCCGAACCGGTTGCGACCAAATGGTCCTCGACTAAGAACAGCTTGGGCTGGGTCAACTCCAGGATCTGAGAAACTTCTTGGCCAGACAGTAGGAAGTTTATTGGGGCGAAGATCAGGCCGGCCCTGGCGGCGGCGAATGGCAGCACCGCCATCTGCCAACAATTGCGGCTAAGACAGGCCACCACATCGCCTTCGACCAGACCTTGTGCCTGGAA from Micrococcales bacterium includes these protein-coding regions:
- a CDS encoding leucine-rich repeat domain-containing protein; the protein is TDTEAESLTSLDCSSLGITDLTGLEAFVNLQILRLSDNLIIDVGPLTGLASLQELYLDSNQIQDLPDMSAMTGLTVLNLDSNQVTDVSPLAGLMSLILLDLTGNQVTDVSSLTGLVGSTLFYLAYNQITDLSPLGGSASLIAEAHDQAPAGFTTQVGKPLALYTITHHDGSEILGSITPGTFTVTSAPTVTAGAADTMVAMPNSTVVFNAPGVYTFTWSQPVLPGGQPLFSGAHTIVVTAGPPPPPPPPPPVPNPPPPNRVGAQGGTGAHPWTGTDSRPMVALALALLVTGVALRVSRRTHHQPAHRAS
- a CDS encoding AMP-binding protein codes for the protein MSHDQRAAASQALGDIPRRTARRLRDKTAVIDGDFAMTFAQLDARVDALAAAFQAQGLVEGDVVACLSRNCWQMAVLPFAAARAGLIFAPINFLLSGQEVSQILELTQPKLFLVEDHLVATGSAAVGLAGQAGPTDQAEAAAGSGGSGIGRWEKLGVADPAVSGRLAQPAKQTERAGATEDGGANGARQGAPTWRNRPAMVKAVLTTGRTLPPDGWQNTTPWFEPGPEPTPVQVSDHDVIRLMFTSGTEAKPKAVRMTSRALMWQYMSTIVGGSMTQDDIELHVMPLYHCAQLDVFLIPDVLLGATSVILPSGGPGRVQKAIQAHGVNKLFATPSKWIELLHSPAFDPAVMGQLTKGYYGAAAMPVPILREMDRVLPALRLWNFYGQTEMAPAACILPPEDQLSHAGSAGQPAINVEMAILDPDGRELEPGQVGEVAFRSAHACLGYLADAAATDRLFRGGWLHTGDLGYLEDGRLYFVDRVKDTINVGGEKVSSREVEEVIYQLDGVHEAAVFAAPHPKFLEMVVAAVVPKEGHQLDPEAVMAHVRSKLAGFKTPRRVVVLDSLPKNASGKILKRELRAQFSQDS